The sequence below is a genomic window from Bos taurus isolate L1 Dominette 01449 registration number 42190680 breed Hereford chromosome 7, ARS-UCD2.0, whole genome shotgun sequence.
GTTTCTTGGCATCCACCCTGGAGAGTCTGTCGGTGTGTAAGGTCGAGACCATTTTGTCACCACCAAGTTTCTTCTCAGAGGTGACTCCACTGTGATAGAACATTCATCTTCTTAAGATGCAAGGCCTGGCAAAAAGCCTCCCACGAGTCCACTGGCTATAACAATGTTCTGTCTGACAAATTCTGTTGCTGCTTCTATTACATTACTGACTTCGGGTGCTGCCTTATTTGCTCGTTTCTTCATCCGTCCTTTTGCTTTGTTTACATCTTTTTCACGTCTCTTCCAGTTGATCTGCACATAGCCACCATCACCGGCCATCTGAAGGAGAAGAAAGCCACCACCTACCGCAGTGGCTGCAAGTTTTCGAACTTTCTGGAACAAAAATCCCGCACACCAGCCACTCACTCCACCCACTGCAATCTGGGTGGCTACTGAGTATTTTTCTACGATAGGTCCGGAGCTGTGGGCAAACACTCGATTCCACCAGTGTTGTCTTCTGGCATACTCAGTTAAATCCAACACTTTGTAAGAGTCACCATCACTTTCATATTCTTGGGGAGGGAGGTGCCGGGTCGCCATGATATTGCCGCTGGCTGTACCGAGGTGGTCCCAACCCTCCCGCCGCTCCCCACTGCTTTAAAAACCGCTCTAGGCCCAGGTGGAAGTCTATGGTACGAGTTTTTGCTGAAAAAAATTTGTAGTCAAACATCAAAAGACTACTACTGATCATACACATAGATACAAAAGACATCTTCAAGTTAacgattttagtgcttttctatgaaTGGGAAGATGTAAGATTATAGACCAACCGACATTATTTCTTTGATAGGCATCTTAAACACccagggccagtatcctgtttttctccattctgaattcCCCTCAGGGTGTACCATCAGGGGCAGCTGCAGTGGCTAATGGCTTGATGGTGGACATTATTTGttgtttactgaaatggcagGCAATGCTTTTTGGTCCGCATTTTCAATATTTCAGAACTTTTAGAATGAATGGCACAGAAGAGTTTCATTAGGCATATCTTCTTTTATGCTTTACTTCTTGAATTCTTATCACAACCCACCCCCACAATAAAACACAAAAGCATCCAACCTGTACTGAAACTTGTGTGTGCAATCAACATTTGATTCACACAGTATACAGGGGTGTCAATTACCAGAGAAAAACattct
It includes:
- the LOC107132671 gene encoding FUN14 domain-containing protein 1-like: MATRHLPPQEYESDGDSYKVLDLTEYARRQHWWNRVFAHSSGPIVEKYSVATQIAVGGVSGWCAGFLFQKVRKLAATAVGGGFLLLQMAGDGGYVQINWKRREKDVNKAKGRMKKRANKAAPEVSNVIEAATEFVRQNIVIASGLVGGFLPGLAS